The DNA sequence CTGGACTTCGTACCCGGCGACTACGTGGCCGTGGACGCGGACGCCGGATACGTCGCCTTCCTGGACGAGTTCGCCGTAACCGAATGCGCCACGAGCGTGGACGTGAACGGCACCGAATCCATTCGTCTCGCTCTCGCGAACAAGGAGTTGTTCATCAATGCCAACGCAAGCTAATGCCCTGCCTCCGTCTCTGGTGAACGAGCTTGCGGAGGTCAAGCGCCGGCTGTCCGCCGTTGAGCGGGCCCCCGCACCCATAAACAAGTTTGACCGGTATCCGCAAGTCGAATGGGCGGCCCAGGGGCGCCCCGCCGTGGGCGGAAACATCTGGTCATCGGTCAGCATCGCGAACGTCACGGGGCTGACCTTCGATCGGGTCGAATGCAAATTCATCACCGACTTCCTTTCCACGGGGAAGCGGGAAGCGGAGGTTCGCCTAGCCGCATTCCGCCACACCGGCAAGGGTGAACGGGAGATCGTCAGTGCCTCCGCTGTCCTGAACCTCACTGGGGACACGGAACGTCTGATCGGCTCCGTGGTCATGCGCTGGGTCCACGGCATCCCGTACGGCTGGGACTATGCCAATGACACCACGATTTACACGATCGAACTTCAGCATCGGTACAAGGTCGGCCCGGAGACGCACACGCCGGGCACGGTCGATGTGTTCGCGTTCTACAAGCCGACGAACAAGAGCGCGCCCAGTACCGGCGGCCCGCTGGAAATGCCCAATAACACTAGCTACGAAACGATGGTTCTGCCGAAGTCCCGTGCCAACGTCGGGGCGGGCTGGGTCACCATTCCGGAAATCGTCGGGGACAGTGACCTGTACGGCTCATACAGCATTTCCGCCATGCACTACTGCGTGGGGCTGCCGGCCGAACGAATCCCGGAAGCCTCCGCCAAGGGCTGGGCCTGGGTGCGCAATTCCGGAGCTTCGTGGGGCCGCAACGCCGATATCACGGAGCCGTACTTCTTCGTCTAAGGGGGCTGCATGGATCTGGCCCGACTTTACGGGTCCGCTGAGATCGTCGCCCCGCTCCTGGTGTTCATTGCGTTCTCGCTCAGCCGGTGGAAGACCGGTATGCGCGAAGCGTGGCGGACGGAGGCGGAAGCCTTCGCGAGCAAGGCCCAGCGGCAGGCGGACGAGATTGTTGAACTTCGCCGTGAGGTGAAGGAGCTGAGGCGGGAGAACCAGGAGCTTCGCGCCCAGGTGGCTGAACTCCTGGCACGCCCGTAGAACCAACCGGAGGGCGCCCCCTACTCGTGTGAGTGGGGAGGCGCCCCCTTTGCATGTCTGGGGGGACACGCATGACCACACCACTGCCCGCGGAGATTCCGACCGTCCGCGTCCATGGCCAGTACCGGGGGCCGGACGGGCGAGCGCTCGCCGGGACCATCACCTTCACCGCGCCGGGGCTCTTGACCTTCCCGGCTTCAGACCTGTTCATCGGCGGACCCGTCGTGGCAACGCTGGACGAGACCGGCGCCTTCTCCGTCACCCTGCCCGCCACCGACGCGCCCCAGATGAACCCCAGCGGCTGGGCCTGGGCGGTCAAGGAGAACCTTGCCGGGATCGTGGGGAGCCGGAACTTCGCTCTGTTGCTGCCGAAGGCCGTACCGGACGTGGACCTTGCCGACGTGGCGCCGGCCGACCCGACCACACCCAACTACGTCCCCGTACCGGGTTCCCAGATCCTGAGCGGCAGCACGGTCCCGGCGGCATCCCTGGGCGCCAACAGTGACTTCTACACCCAGTACGACGTTCGGACCTTGCTGGGCGTCACGCATACCACCGTGACTGTGTGGAAGAAGAGCGGCGGCACCTGGGCCAAGGTGGGCGGGGACATCCGGGGCTCTCAGTGGTACGTGAACACCGGCACCACGCCCAGCACGGACGCGAAGCCGGGAGACCTTCTTCTTCGCTCGGATACGGGCGACTTCTGGCAGCGGACCGGCTCCGGCTGGGGCTCGTCCATCGGCAACCTGAAGGGCCCGAAGGGTGACGTGGGAACGCCGGGCAGCAAGGTCTACGCCTTTGCCAACGGCACTGAGGCAACCGGCGTGGGAGTGCCTGACGACTTCGCCATTCGGACCGACACAGGCAACCTGTACCTGTACGTGGCCGGGACAGGTTGGACGAACAAGGGCAGCATCAAGGGCCCGACCGGGGCAACAGGCCCGGCCGGTCCCCAGGGCCCGAAGGGCGACCCGGGCACCGGCAACGTGAACACGGTGAACGGCAAGCTGGGGCCGGACGTGGTTCTAGTGCCTGCCGACATCGGCGCCGTTCCTGCGGCCGGTCCGGCAACGATCACGCTGCCCGCCGGCTCAAGCGCGCTCGCGCTCGCGGTGAAGTCTGCCGACAACGCTACGAACTCCATGGAGGTCCGTTCCACGGGCAGCGTCCGCTTTCAGCCGGGCAACGTCTACATAGACAAGAATCTGAGGGTTGGCGGAGCGTCAGCAGCGACCGGCAACGGGGCCGGGGTCCTGGTCGTGCAGGATGGCACCGCCCCCAACGCGTCCGTGACGGACGGCGCAATCGTCTACGCGGAAGCCGGTGTTCTCAAGGTCCGGCAGGCTGACGGCACGGTTGTCACGGTCGGCTCTGTACCGGCTGGAACGGTCACCTCCGTCAATACGAAGTCCGGCCCGGCGGTCACGCTCACGGCTGCCGACGTGTCCGCGCTCGCGACCACAACCCGGGGCGCTGCCAACGGGGTGGCTTCGCTGGACGGCTCGTCCAAGTTGCCGGTTGCCAACCTGCCCGACTTGGCAAATCCGGACCGGTGGCTTCCTTCGGACCTGGGACTAGTCGCCTGGGCGTTCGACCCGGCAACGGCCATCTCTACCCCGGCCTTCACCGGCAACGGCACGCTGCGCTTCGCTGCGGTGGTGATCCGGGAGACGGTCACGGTCAGCAAGATCGCCTTCCACTTCGGGGGCTACTCGGAGAAGTTGACCGCTGGGTCCTGGGCTGCCATCTACACCACGGCCGGCGTGCGAAGGGCGACCACAGCAGACATGGCCGGGGTGGCTGTGGTGCCCGGAGTCCACAACGCGGGAGGCGCCACAGTTGGGGCACCCCTGACGGCCAGCGTGAGCCTGACCCCCGGCGTGTACTACGTCGGGTTCGTCTTCCGCTACGCCGCTTCCGATGGGCCGATGCTCCTTCAGCTTGAGAACGGCTTTGGTGCACCGCCGAACGTCTTCGGGCTCAACGCGGTCAAGCGCTTCGGCGTATGGGCCGGTGGGACCGTTGCCAACACGGCACCGGCCAACATCGACACGGCGAGCATCGACAACGGGGCCAACCGCTTCTGGGCAGGGTTGGCCTGAGCCCAGGCAATGCACTCCCCAGACCCCAGGTGAGAACACAGCCCCCGTCCGGCTTCGGGCGGGGGCTTCGCATCTGAGGGGGATGAATGCAGCTCGTGACGCGCGCCCAGTGGGGTGCACGCACGCCCGACAACGGGCACACGGCGGTAGCCCGGAACCGGGGCGTCAAGGTTCACTACCTGGGCAGCCCGTACACGGCCGGCGACCACAGCACCTGTGCGCCGTACATGCGCAAGATCCAGCGCGACCACATGGACGGCAATGGTTGGGCCGACTTCGCCTACAACTTCGGCGTCTGCGAACACGGCGTTGTCTTCGAGGGCCGGGGCCTGAACGCGCAGAACGCGGCCAACGGCAACACGGCTTTGAACAGGGACCACTTCGCCGTGGTCGCGTTCGTCGGTAGCTCCGGCCACACGAAGCCGACCGACGCACAGGTTCAGGGGATCAAGGACGCGATTGCCTACCTGCGGGCCCACGGCGCCGGAGACGAGATCCGCGGTCACCGCGACGGGTACGCCACCGACTGTCCCGGCCCGGCCCTGTACGCGCTCGTGAAGTCCGGAGCCCTTGAGCCCGGAGGCTCGAAGCCGGACCCGGAGCCCCAGGGCTTTGCCCAGTTCCCGGGAGCCGCGTGGTTCAAGAGCAACCCGAACAGCGCGCTCGTCACCGCCATGGGCCGCCGGCTCGTGGCTGAGGGGTGCTCCGCCTATGCGGAGGGACCGGGCCCGCGCTGGACGGATGCTGACCGCCGGTCCTACGCGAAGTGGCAGCGCAAGTTGGGCTACTCCGGCTCCGACGCGGACGGGTGGCCCGGCAAGACGAGCTGGGACAAGCTCCGCGTCCCGAAGGTCTGACCGTCACCGCCCGTACCGCTCAGCGCTCGCGCGTGGACGAGCTGGCCCACGACGCGGCGCACACCATCACACACAGCAACCAACAGGGGGAACATCATGGAGTTCGTTAAGACGCACCCGGCCCGCATCTACGCCGTAGTGGTCGCTGCACTCGCGCTCACCGCGCACTTCGTACCGTCGCTGCCGTCCGCGCTCATCCTGGGTGTGGTCGCGGCCGTGCTCGGTACCGGTGAGGCAGTCCAGCGGGTGGAGAATGGCAAGACCCTGGGCGCCTACACGGGCCAGTACCGACCGTAGGCAATCGGCACCCCAGACCCCCGGCGAGAACACTTCGCCGAAGGGGACTGGGATGACGTACCGACACATCGCACTCATGGGCCGGGCCGGGTCGGGCAAGGACGCCGTGGGCCGCCGGCTCGTCCGCTCGTGGGCCTACACGCGGGTGGCCTTCGCGGACCCGCTCAAGGAGATGGCGCTCCGCATTGACCCCGTGGTCAAGTACGAGCCCGCCGGGTTCGGCCCGGTCCCGGTCCGCCTTACCGACGTGGTAAACCGCTGGGGCTGGGAAGAGGCCAAGCGCCGAAGCCCGGAGATCCGGCGCACGCTTCAGCGCATGGGTCAGGCCGTGCGCAAGCACGACCCGAATTTCTGGGTGGCGCTCGCCATGGACAAGGTTGCCGTTGCCGACGTGTGGAACCTGCCGGTTGTCGTCACCGACGTGCGGCACGTCAACGAGTGTGAGGCCCTGAAGAGCCGGGGCTTCACGCTCGTCCGGGTGATCAGGCCCCAGGCGCCGGCGCTGGGAGCCAACGCGGCTCACGTAAGCGAGACCGCGCTTGACGACTACCCGGCGGATCTCACCGTTGCCAACGTCGGCACCCTTGCTGATCTGCACTGTTCCGCGGACACACTCGTTCAGTACCGCTGACTTTCAGCCCCTCACCCTTCACCGGGTGGGGGGCTTCAGTCATTTTCTGGCCCTACTCGCGCGAGTAGGGAGAACTGGCCTTTTCGCTGGGCCGGTTGGGTGTACCTTCCTTCTCGAAAAGCCGAGCGGAGGGGGCGCCTGATGCCCAGCGTCGGCACGAGCTGAAGGAAGAAGGACCCCGTGGCAAGCACCCCTGAGAAGGCCACCGACCCCGACCAGACCCCGGCGCTGTGGGACGCGGAGACGGAAGCCCTGATTGCCGAGAGTGCCGCCCAGGTCGAGAAGGGTTTGGTCCTGGGCATCGAACTCCGCAACCTGGGGCGGGAGGTGTCGCACGCTCAATTGAAGATGCGGATTCGCACGCCTCACCCGAAGACCGGTCTCCCGGATCTTCTCGCCTCCGGCGGCCCGGCTCAGCGGCAGGCGCGGGAGATTTACGACCGGGTGGAGAAGAAGATTTCCCCGGAGGACGAAGAGCGCTTCGCGTCGCTGGACAGCCTGAAGAAGGCGGCCTACAACCGGAACTCTGACGTGCTTGTGGAGTGGCTGCGGGCCTTCGACACGTCGGAGGGGGACGACGCCCTTGAACTGGCCCGTGACGTGTTCCCCGGCGTGGCCACCCGCTACGAGAAGGCGAAGGCGAAGGCGAAGGACGGTCAGGCCCCCAGCCTGACGGAGGAGATTTACAAGGAGTACACGAAGGCCGGAGTGACCCTCCCGCGGAAGGGCAAGACGGAGCTTGACCGGGAGTACCGGGAGCGCAAGGTCCTTCAGGCTGCGGGCAACAAGCTGAGCGACGAACAGGAAGCCCGGCTCACGCCGTTGGCCCGGGTGACGAGCTACTTCGACTCCATGAGTCACGAGCTGACGAAGACAGAGAAGAACGTGGGAGCCCTCACGGCTGCCCAGAAGCGCAAGGCGAAGGCCCGGCTGGGGGAGATTGCAGAGGAAGCGCAGAGGCTCGCGGACAGCCTCTGACGCCCCGCTCCACCCCTACGCGAAGCCCCGTCGGACCCCAGCGGACCGGCGGGGCTTCGTCGTGGCCGGCGGTGGTGACGAAGTGACGGAACAGGGTTCTTTCTCTGTTCCACCCATGGAGCAACCAACACCAGTACATAGGGCTTCAACCGGCACCGGGCGTCACTTCGCCACTTCGTCACTGCCGAGGCAATCCACTCCCCAGACCCGTGGTGAACCATCCACCACGAGCCCAGGGGGGCCCGGCCCATGGCCCAGATTCGCACCATCACCCGAAGCGGCACCCGCTTCTACTTCGACCCGGACAAGCCTGACCTGAAGGTCCCCGGCGTCACCTCCGTCATCAGCATGTTGCCGAAGCCCTTCCTCGCGTTCTGGAACGCCCGGATGGTGGCGGAGCTTGCCGTTGACTCCCTGCCCTTCGTCCAGCAGATGGCGGAGCGGGACCGGCAGGGAGCCGTTGACTACCTCAAGGGGGCGGCCCGCAGGTACACGAAGGCGCGCGCTGACCTGGGCAGTGACGCCCATGACCTCTTTGAGCGGCTGATCCGCGGTGAGCACGTGGGCAGGGTCCACCCGGACCTTGAGCCCTACCGCAAGCACTTCCTTGAGTTCCTTGAGGCGGTCAACCCCGAACTCGTCCGCGCCGAAGACATCGCGTGGTCGGACGAGCACGGCTACGCCGGCAGCTTCGACGCCATCTTGAACGTGTGGCTGGACGAAGAGGGGAAGCCCACTCCGGACCGCTCCGGCGAGCGGCACACGGTCATTGCGGACTGGAAGACATCGAAGGCCACCTACCCGGACGTGGCCCTTCAGATGTCCGCGTACGCGCACGCAGACCGCATCATCGGGCCGGACGGAACGAGTGAGCCCATGCCCGACTTCGACGGGGCCTGTGTCCTGCACATCACGGACGAGACGTGGGAGTTCAAGCCCGTCCGCATCGACTCCGCCGACGTGTTCGCCACCTTCCTCCGTCTCCGTGAGGTCTTCACCTGGGACCGGGAGGTCTCGAAGACCGTGCTGGGCCGCGCCATTGCGAAGGCGGCCGGGCAGCTCGTCACGGGCACCCAGCGCCGGGCCAAGTAGCCCAGGCCCTTGCAGTACCGCCCCCGGTGGCTTCGGCTGCCGGGGGCTTTCTGTTGTCCCCAGCCTGTGGGCAATCGACGCCCCAGACCCCGGGTGAAGGGGGACGGAGCGGCTGGCCACGAGCCCCGCCCTTCCCCCTGATCAACCAACCCCAGGGGGACAACGTGGGACTTCAGATTTTCGCTACCGACCCGGACGCGAAGCCGAAGCCGAAGCCGGAGAACGACTTCAGCAACGATCACACCTTCTCGTTCCGGTCCGGCATGGTCGTGAACAAGAAGCCGGTCAGCCTCGCGAAGTGGCGGGTCACCACCGGCGATCCGACCGTTGCTGACGCGGTGGCCCAGCTCCTGGGCGGCAGCGCGGAGGAGTACGACCCGACGAAGGAACAGAACCTTCACGTCCTCACCGATGCGGACACGGTGGAAGTCGTCATCGACGGCAGCCGCGCCATTGAGGACAAGCTCATTCTCTGGGGCCGTACCGGTCCCATCCACGAGTGCGACGGGGTGGCCTTCCTGTCCCCGCCGGAGCGCAAGGGGGAGCCGTGCGGCTG is a window from the Streptomyces sp. NBC_01244 genome containing:
- a CDS encoding peptidoglycan-binding protein, with amino-acid sequence MQLVTRAQWGARTPDNGHTAVARNRGVKVHYLGSPYTAGDHSTCAPYMRKIQRDHMDGNGWADFAYNFGVCEHGVVFEGRGLNAQNAANGNTALNRDHFAVVAFVGSSGHTKPTDAQVQGIKDAIAYLRAHGAGDEIRGHRDGYATDCPGPALYALVKSGALEPGGSKPDPEPQGFAQFPGAAWFKSNPNSALVTAMGRRLVAEGCSAYAEGPGPRWTDADRRSYAKWQRKLGYSGSDADGWPGKTSWDKLRVPKV
- a CDS encoding deoxynucleotide monophosphate kinase family protein codes for the protein MTYRHIALMGRAGSGKDAVGRRLVRSWAYTRVAFADPLKEMALRIDPVVKYEPAGFGPVPVRLTDVVNRWGWEEAKRRSPEIRRTLQRMGQAVRKHDPNFWVALAMDKVAVADVWNLPVVVTDVRHVNECEALKSRGFTLVRVIRPQAPALGANAAHVSETALDDYPADLTVANVGTLADLHCSADTLVQYR